One Littorina saxatilis isolate snail1 linkage group LG11, US_GU_Lsax_2.0, whole genome shotgun sequence genomic window, TGTCAGTAACATTACAGAGAGAGTCCTTCTCCTTCGAAGATCCGATAGATCTCCTCTCTCAATTTAGTGGTCTTGAAAATAAATGGGgagaaaaaagtaaattttaaggggcttattgtccgtcaggtcttaattgcctattttggacatgaattggtttatacgattcgagttttacgccctcacggctttttgatgtttgcgtgtttaggtggtatcagccatctgcacttatggtagaatgaccaagatctttaacgtgccattgtggtgacacgggggtgggagatggataccgtctctgggtctgcacaaaaagttgacccgtgtccgtcccggcccggattcgaaccagcgacaaATGGGGAGATGGAGTGTTCCCCATTTTCACAGTGTCGTCTGGTAAAAGTGGAGAGCGTTCAGATGTTCTGAGTCTTGGGTAGTAGCCCCCACAACGTGAAGCTGAGCGAGGAGGGGTTGAGAAAGTGATCGAACTGGAGGCCAGAGTCACGTGCGTTGTGAGGTTTGTTGCTGGTGGCGAGGAGGGGTTGAGAAAGTGATCGAACTGGAGGCCAGAGTCACGGGCGTAGTGAGGTTTGTTGCTGGTGGCGCTACAGCCACATCTGTCGTGCTGCTGCTGCAGCAGAACCAGTGAAGTTCGCTGCTGTGTGCAGTGGCTGGCATGCTGCCTCTTCCGTCTTGCTGGTCAAGTTCACGGGCTGTTGGCAtggcagcagtagcagcagcttGTTGTATGCGAGGGAGTGCTTGCTGCGGCTGTCGAGTCCATCTGCTGCTGGCACGTTTGTTGAGTGATAGCAGAGAAGGAAGGGCTGTTGTGGATTAGAGGTGTGGCGGGGTGGAGGAGGATGCACGTAGTGTCATGGAATAGGATGGAGGCTCACTCAATCGTTTTGTTCTGCCACTGTTGTTTCATCACCATGctgatgttggctacctatcactaagaagaagaaaagagtaGAAGTTGTTGTTCATCGTGTATAACATGTATAAAACAGTTAAGCTATTTCCCTGGCAATCAGGCAGCCTtcctgcccttcctctccaacTTCTCTGTCTTTTAATGGATGAAAATTAGACACTTTAAGGCATCACATGCTGAGCCTGTGCCATCCATGCTGAGTGTGCCATCTATGCATTTTTTCCATCTCCCCTCCCTCACTCCATCTCTGTTTCATTAACACTCACTCTCCCTCTGTTTctgtcttactctctctctatctaacatgcgcacacacacacacacacacacacacacacacacacacacacacacacacacacacatctctctctctcgcctacCCTCTTTTATTTTATAATCTCCCAGTGTCATGCTGCAAACACTATCTCGCCATCACCCCAACCCCACCTGCAACCAATCAACCTATTTTTCTTTACAGGCTCATCAAATATAACTTTGATTGGTAGTAAAAGACAAAAGAACCAACCAATCAACTTATTTTTTCTTCCCAGGCTCATCACATACAACTTTGATTAGTAGTACAAAACAAAAGAAGGATTACATTTTCACTTTATATTTCAAACAAAATATGTTTCTGATTGTTTCAGAACACCACAGTTCACAGCACGATGAAAGCAAGGAGCTGAGAACTTGGCAACATGGAAGATCCATCAGACACCGCCACACCACCGGAAAACACCGCTGTGGAAGATCCATCAGATACCACCACACCACCGGACAACACCGCCATGGAAGATGCTGCCAACACACCACAGTCAGAGGACTCTGTCCCTCCTCATGGGGAAAAGGTGGAAGAGGAAACAAAGAATGACGACACAGCAAAAGACAGTACAGAAGATGCAGAGAAAGACGTTAATGCAGAATcaaaaactgcagaaaatgaTGTCAAGGGAGACTcaaaaactgcagaaaatgaTGTCAAGGGAGACTcaaaaactgcagaaaatgaTGTCAAGGGAGACTcaaaaactgcagaaaatgaTGTTGAGGGAGACTcaaaaactgcagaaaatgaTGTCAAGGGAGACTcaaaaactgcagaaaatgaTGTTGAGGGAGACTcaaaaactgcagaaaatgaTGTCAAGGGAGACTcaaaaactgcagaaaatgaTGTCAGTGGAGACTCAAAAGCTTCAGAGAAAGAAGAGCAGATGGAAGTGGACAAAAAGACAGAAGCCTCAAAGGAAGAGCCTGCGACTGAAACCCCGACTCAGCCGGCCAAAAAGGACAAAGAGAAACAGCCATCAACAGAGAAACAGCCATCAACAGAGAAACAGCCATCAACAGAGAAACAGCCGCCAACAAAACACAGCTGCACAAAATGCAAGTACACCACGCGAAACAAGGTCCTCTTTGACAACCACACCTGCGACAATCAGGACGAAGACAACGACATCGAGGAGCAGACCCTCATCACCTTGACCTTGGACAGCACCAAAAAGTATCACTGCAGTGAGTGCGACTTTGCCGCTCAAGGTCACGCCTTCGAGGAGCACCTCATGTGTCACATCATCCTCAGGCCGTACCAGTGCCTCTACTGCTCGCAGTGTTTCGTCAACCGGCGCGAGATCGGACGACACGTAGTGAAGACTCACGTTGGGAAGAAGATGAACTGTGCCCTGAGAGCCTTGAAGAGAGCCCGGGGTCTGATGAAGGCGGCCATAGAAACAGGAACCTACGAGTTCTACGCTCGTGTGGCTGGAAAAGTCCCTCTAGCTAACGACCCCAACAAAGAAAAAGCCAGGATGAAGAGGGAGAAAGGAGAGGCATCAGGGACAGCAATTCAGCAAAAAGAGACGCAAGCTGTGAAATCTGACGCCAGCCCTGGGAAGAAGTCTGATGTCTCGAACCTGTCCAGCGATGATCTCCTTTCACCTGCCAAGTCTGAGATAACAAAGCCGCCAGAGAATGGTAAAGAACTTGCCAAGCCCTCTGCAGAAGACGCCAAAGATGAAGCTGAACCCAAAGACAAGCCTCAAGATACCAAAGACTCTGTAGAATCTGCCAAAGAAGTGTCTGTTGTGAACGGTAGCCATGCTGAAGCAACAGGTGACGAAAAGACGTCCGAACTTGCTGATACAGAATCTGAAAAGAAGGGAAAAACACATGAAGCAAACACAGAACCAGAGATAGTCGGAGAAACTGAAGTTTCAGGCTCCATGGATTCCTCCGCTAAGGGTTCATCTGATGAAGTGGAGCCACCAAAATCTGACgaacagaaagaaaatgaaCCTGAGGCAGAGAAGATTGAAGAGAAAACCAGTGGCAAGGAAAATAGAGATGCTACAAGCATGCAACTTTCAGAAGCTCAAGCtactgaaaacaaaacagcAGATGTGAGCCAAGTCGAAAATTCTGCAGCTGGCAATGAAGAGAAAATGGAAACTGAAGATGCTGAAGAAAAGATGGACACGGGGGAATCTGAGAAGCAAGAGGAAGAAGCTGAGACCAGTAAACTGGACGACTCCGCAGAAGCTGTCAGTGACGCTGAAAAGCGCAAAGAATCGGATTTTCACGACTCCAACTTTGACCAAAGCGAGGAAGAGGAGAGCAGCGTGGGATTGAAAATCGTAGCCGCCTTCTCCCTGCACAATGATGACACTAAAGACGCGGACAGCAACGACTCCGAGACTATCCGTCACAACCCAATTAACGATGTCACAAAATACGCAGCCAGCAACGACTCCGAGACTATCCGTCACAACCCAATTAACGATGACACAAAAGACGCAGCCAGCAATGACTCTCAGACTATCCGTCACAACCCAATTAAACAGAGTGTGAAAGAACCATCACCAGAAACGGAAACAAAGAAGGTAGAAGTGACACCAGAGGGCAGCAGCGTTCCAGCAAGCAGCGCTGAACCTAAGCGTTTCGAGCCGCCCAAAACTCTTGGCCCGCCATCAAAACCTGTCCCATCTTCGTCATTCCTCGGCGTCTCACCGACCTCTGACCCTGTCACCTCACGAGGATTTTCCGTCGGCCAACCCCCTGAGAAGAACTCGTACTTTTTTGTCTGCGGGTTTGGCTGCAGCTTCAGCTGTTTGACGTCGCCTGAGTTCCGCGACCATTTGATGTTGGACCACGCGGGGGAGTGCGCCTTCAGTTGTTTTCACTGCGGGTATCAGTCCCACAGCGAAGACGGGCTGGTCCGGCACATCTCAGCGCACGCTCACACCTACAGCAAGTCGGCCCCGCTCTACATCTGCGGAGCGTCTGCCTGCAAGTTCGGGTCGAATCTGGTGGCGGATTTCATCACGCATCAGTCGTCATGGCACCCGGATCTGACGGCGTTTCACTGTCACGACTGCGACGAGCGTTTTGGCGGTGTGGACGAGCTTCTCAAGCACTTTGAGGCCAACTTCTTGCACATCATCAACTGTCCCCACTGCACTGCTAAGACCACTCAGCGCAGGACTCTGCTTAACCACATCGCTTCCGTCCATCCTGGTAAACCCAAGATGGTGTCGGTGGCTAAGCAGGTCGTTTGTCGTGACCGCAAGCTGAACAACTACACGAGGTTCATGCAGCTTCGCTTCCAGTCCCCCTCGACGGTAGTCTCTTCACCTCCGTCCGCGACCTTGGATGCTTCTCGAGCCAATCAGCAAGCGGGAAGTAGCACCAAGAATAAATCGCTGGTGTCGATCTTGACGGAGCCTATCAAACCTCAAGAACGAGAACTGACCCGGCAAGCCGCGGCTAAAACGCTGACAGGAATCAAGACTGAAGCTGGGGATGAAGAGGATGATTGCTTTGACACAAACTTGGACGACAGTTTCGACGAAGAGGAGTACAACCGTCAAGGCCAAGGGGGAGGAAATATTGCCTACATGGGCAGCAAGCCAGATGACAGAGAAGTCGACAACTTCAAATGCAAGTTCTGCACCTTCATCGCGAGAGACCGCTGTCGGTTGGAAGGTCACGAACGCTGCCACGGCCTCCCCCCGTCCCGAAAGTCTCGCTTCAAGTGCATGTACTGCCCTCAGGGGTTCAACAACGAGCACAAGTTCAACTCTCACGTCAGCTGCCACCCCGGCCTCATCAAGTTTAGCCTGTACTGCTGCAAGCGGTGCGAGTTCGATTCCAACCAACGCCACATCATCGTGAAACACGTCCGCAGCACGCGGGACCAGGCGCACATGAGCTACGGGTCCAACGAGGACGACATGTTCGACATTCTCAACAAAACCATGGAGAGCAGAGTCCTCGAGTGCACTCAGTGCAGCTACATGACCCGCCACCGCAAGCACTTGGTGCATCACATCAAGCGAGAACACTCCAGCCCGAGAAAGACGGGAATTACGGTCGACTGCGACATCGTGGAGAAATACCCCAGCCAGTCTCTCGGAGCCAATAGAAACAAGGCGCTAGAGCTGGCGATGAGTCACGACCATGCGGCTCCGCTTCCCATCGGGGATGACGGCAACGTCAGAGAGAACCAGGCGCGTCGTTTCAAGTGTCCGATTTGCCAGTACCTCGTTCCCAGAGCGGCTGACCTCAAAGCCCACGTCAAGCGCCACTCGGAGATAGGGGAGATCACTCTGGTGATGTTCCGCTGCAAGTACTGCAGCGCCGCCTCGACGGCAAGGGAGATTATCTACGGGCACTTGATGGAGAAGCACCTGGGGAAACAGATCGCGCTGGTAAAGAGGATCGTGACAATCGACACCCGGGGCGCCGACAACGGCTACGCTGTGACCTCTGTGGAGGATGAAGAAGACGGACAGATGGAGACACAGAGCTTTCCCACCATGCCCAGCACCTCGGGAACCGCAGACAAGATGGTGCTCCTCATTCCGGACTCTGCGGGCGAGACTTTCCAGTCGCTGATGCAGTGTCCGTGCTGTGCCTTCGGCTCCTATGCTCGCAAGACCATCATTCTCCACGTCTCCAACCACCACCCAGAGGTCAACATCATGGGTCGTCGTCAAGACAACGAGGTCTACCCGCTAGAGACAACGTACTCTAATCCTGCTGCTGGTGCTGCAGCTTCTTCTACACGCATCACGCTGGGCGAGGCTCTGAAAGGCGAGATCTTGATCGTCCCGGACAGCCAGCAATTTGAGGAGCCCGTGCTGTGTCCCAAGTGCGATTACGCCACAATCCACAGACGCAATATCGTCCAGCATTTGGAACAGAACCACCCAGGCGTGTCCGTCATGGGTCGCAACGACTACCCGACCTTTGAGGGCAAGGGCAAGGACGCGGTGCAGGCCAATGCGACGGGGAAAGATGGCATGGTCATCATCGGCAGCGGCAGTCTGGACGAGAAAATTCGCTGTCTTTACGAGAACTACGGCGATCGCATGAAGTGCATGATCTGTCAGATGGAGCGTCCCAAGAAGTTCTTCATCCATGTCCACATCCTGCGGCACCTCAATATCCTGCTGTGGGGCTGCCAGTACTGCTCCCACTGCGGGCTCCAGAAGTACAAGATGATGGACCACATCAAGAAAGTCCACCCCGGCCGCGCGTTCTGCATCAGGTACATCCCCGTCAATGTCGAGGAAAAGGTCAACGAGTATCTCCAGAATGCTTCCGCTATCCGGGCACGCAGGTCCGGTGAGGAGGGTGACATCACCTCTCCGTCAAAGAGTCCCGGCTCCTGGCAGTCGGTGGGTTCCGATACGGACTTGAACTCGATGCGAATGAAGTACAAAGCCTCGCAGGACAAGCTGAGTAGTTGTACCATCGGGAGTGAAGATCTGGACATGAAGCTCGCCTGCCTGTATTCTATCGGCAAGGATAGCAAGTATCACTGTGTGGTGTGCGCTCAGGAGTTCCAGCGAAAGTTTGCCGTGCACAGACACATTGTACAGGCTCACCTCAAGGTCAACCTCATCGGCTGCGGCTACTGTGACCTTGAAGGCGTCGAACGACACATCATGATGGACCACATTATCGAAACCCACAAGTCGGCTCCGATCAGCATGCGCAACTTAGCGCAGAATCTGGAGAACAAGGTCGCAGAGTTCCTCAGCAGGATGACCTTGGACGCTGATGACGCCCTTGAACTTCCAGCTGGTGACCTTGGCCTGGATGATGAAGACCTCAACTTCAAGCTGCCGGAACCTCCCCAGCTCCCTTCCATGCTCCCCCCACTGGAGTCCCCTACTCGTGTCACTCCTCCACGTacaccctccccctccacctcctcctccacccacAAGAACCAGCTCAACCCCAAGCTGTTGCTGCTGGGCAGAGACACCCTCCACAAGCACCTCGGCTGTCTGATCGACGAGAGCTCAGGAGGGCtgaggtgtgtggtgtgtaactGGGATTTTCCAAGGAAGTACGCCGCCCATCGACACATCCTCATGAAGCATCTGAAGCTGGGCATCATCGGGTGCCCCTACTGCTCGTTCGAGGGCGTGGAGCGGTACCAGGTCTTCACCCACATCAGGGAGGAGCACAAGGACTCCGAGCTCAGCCTGCACTACCTCAACGTCGACCTTGACGCTATCGTCGCCAAGTTCATGAAGAATCTCGCCAACGGCACCGTCAACCTCAATGACAGAACCCCCCCGCCATGGAGCATGAAGAAAGTGCCCAAGAAGGAGGCAGTGTCTGACGATGAGAGTGAGGCCGGGCCTTCGACATCTTCCGGAAGTTCTCATGGACTGGTGGTCGCCATGTTCGGGAAGAAGTCCACGGTGAACGTCAAGGAAGAACCCGTGGACGATGATGACGACACGTACGTCCAAGAACCGTTGGACAGGGAGTTGAATGGAGACAACGAAGACAACAGCATCGACTACGACAGCTACGTGGGGGTCATGGACGAGGAAGACCGCGAGGTTCGTTCCATGTCCTTGCAGTCCGCCAACGGTACCAAGGCCAAGGTCGCGACGGATGTTCAGACCAACATCCGCGTCATCACCATCAAGGAGAAAGGCTTCAAGCGCCACATCTGCGAGAAGTGCAAGTTTACCTCCCTCCACCGGTCCAACATCGTGCGTCATATCTACCGCGTCCATGAGCAGTACCGCGAACAGGAGTGCCCTTCCTGCAACTACAAGACTCTGAGTCGCGTTCTCATCGAGCAGCACATCCGGAATGAACACCCCGGAACACCCTACCCTGGCGGACTCCCCAACCGAGCCGTCAAGCGAAAACCTGACATGAGTCTCGAAGACTTGGAGTACGACTCCATGAAGAAGTGTAAAGCAGCGGCAACGTCCAAGCGGCGTGAAGCCGACATGCCGCTGTTGAACAGCGCCAACACGCAGCTCTATGCGTGCGCCTACTGTAACTTTGAGACCATGACGCACAAGGACATCGTCCAGCACACCCGAGAGAAACACACCCCTGGGGAGATgaaggaggaggatgaggaggagggaGATGCTGACCAGACTAAGGACGTGGAGAtgggagaggaggagagagagcaagaaactGAGGACACAGAGTTCGAAACCTTGACCAAGACCGTGAAGATGAACCATGTCGATTTATCCAAGGGCGCTGAAGACTCACTGTGGCAGTGCTTCTACTGCAGCTACAAGACGTCCAACGAAGGCGACCTCAAGGTCCACTTTGCGGACACTCACCCCGGCAACGTGTACAGAGCGAAGAAGATCCCAACCTGGCGGTTCGTGTGCCGCAGCTGCCACGTGAAGACCAGAGCACACTCCAAGATGAGATATCACCTGAACCGTCACATCAACTATCGCCCGTACACTTGCACCACCTGCGGGTCGTTCTACCCCTCCCCTGACCAGTGCCGCAAACACTGCCGTGCCAACAACCACAACGAGACTTTCACCTACGTCAAGATCCCGCGCAAGGAGCGGCGCCTGCAGGAACTGCTCAAAGAGTGCCAGGAAATTGCCATGGCGCTGACCAGAAATCCGGAAGAGGCGGAAGCTTTacacctctccccctccctctcccaacCCATCCCCTCCAAGCGCAAAGCCAAGAAATCGTTCTCGTCGACCTCGCACCCCGTCCCCCCGCCGGCCAAGAGGGGGCGGAATTACGAATACGATGCCCCCTACGCGCCAAGAGGAGGTAACTCTCAGCGGGATGAGAAGCAGCGCGAGGAGGACATGCAGATGGTGTGCGCATGTTGCGAGTTCACGGCGCAGAACGTGTGCGATGTGTGGCTGCATTTCATCAAGGATCACGATGCGCAGGAGTTCCGATGGATGGACGCCAACACCGGACACATCTGTACCGAGACTGGCGAGATTACTAATGCTAAGGTGAGTCAGAGGATTAAGATCTTTATATTTTGTAGTCTTTTACTTTTAGAATGTGTGCATAACAGTTTTGGTAAATTGAATAATTTTCTTGGAGTCAGTAACAAGACACAATAAACACATCTCTTAGATTTTGACCCCCACCTGGTGCACTTACCTTGATCGTGGTGTGGGGGCTTGCGTGCCTTGACAACCTCCGGAGCTATGTCGGCGGGGACCTCGTGTCCCTGGTAGGTCCAACCATGCCGAACAGATCCGCGTGaggtagaggccagactaaaATGTGTACCCTGGTCCTCCAGGTTGGGGGTTCAGCTTAGGGCCAACAACTCTAACTGGTAAAACTGAGTGAGTTACAGAAACAGCGACAAAGGAaacgctgccctacacgccaccaggcgtgaaaggcagtaagtaagtaagttagATTTTGAAGTACATGTACCGGTAACCTCTTCAGAAAGCCAGAAAATAATGTTTAAAAGCCAAACATCCAACAGTTTCAGCAAAAACCTGTTTCAGCTCGGTGCCATGCCTGGAATATGGCAGTTTTAATATTGTATCTTTAGAATGGCTTAGTTTTTAGCACTGAATTGGATGTAGTCTTCAACATGTCAGATTTTTCTGTGGTTTAAGCTATATTTTGGTTCTAGGCTTATGCCAAACAAACTTCAAGCAGTCTGATCagtctcttttttgtgtgtggtgggggttaGGCCAAcaccaaaaaatagtctgtttacggtaacataggcaaacaaaaatagggtcggtaggtcgggattttttttccatttttttttctaaaaaaaaacatttttaagttattttgccaataaactaatttttttttttcccccaaatgccaaaaaaaagtctagggtctcgtgaaaaaatagggtctgtcgggataccgtaaacagactattttttttggggggggggggggggggggccttagataaagggggagtcttaaatcgtGGGGTCTTATAAGGTGGGTCCCACTGTAAATGATGACCATGTTGTCCCTTTGTTTCCAGGATATCCCCCCTGACCTGGAGGCCCCCCCAGGCCCCGGCTACTCCACCATGAGTAACCGCTTGCTGAGCTGCCACCACTGCGAGTTCACCACCTCCACCGTGCAGGCCGTCAAGTCTCACCTGAGGAGACACCTGCCCAAGCGCTTCCTCTGCCCCTACTGCAGTCTGCGCTGCAGTCGCAGGTGAGCGAGGATTTGGTGTGGGGAGGGGTGGTGTAGGTGGGTGTGTCGTGTGGTTGGgtgcgtgcttgcatgtgtgtgtgtgtgtgtgtatgtgtgtacaggGTTGGATCTAGGGGAGTTTCCTGGATTCCGaaaggtgtgagtgtgtgacagagagagagagagagagagagagagagagagagagagagagagggggagggggagggggagggagggggggagggagggagggagaggggagagggcgggagggagagaggagagggagggagggaaagggagggagagagggagggagagaaggagagagagagagggagaatggGGGAGCAAAAGAACAGAATAAGCATCAATGTCATTTATACTTCAGCGCCACACAGCAattggattgtgtgtgtgtgagtgtgtgtgtgtgtgtgtgtgtgtgtgtgtggtgacatAATTGTTATGCTTTTTCACAGAGACACCATCACGCAGCATGTGCGCTGCGGTCACAAGGGCAGAGAACTCTGGACGATTTACTTCCAGGTGCCAGAAGGGTTCGTCCCCGACGCTGAGGAAGCAGAGACCACCACAGAACTGGCCGAACCCCAGGTCACTTTTCAGGTGAGGCTCTAgttttgttgggttttttgtttttggtttacCTAAATTTCCCAGCCCATCAAACCAGGAACGTtaaaaatattattttcaattcactttttttgtttttttgttgacacTATGAAAATTCTACCTGATCAAAAAACAATAGTAATACaatcaaaaatgacaaaaaagcaacaaaaaccaCAGAGGCTCTATTGTTTGGTCTGAGGGGAA contains:
- the LOC138979609 gene encoding uncharacterized protein isoform X2, coding for MEDPSDTATPPENTAVEDPSDTTTPPDNTAMEDAANTPQSEDSVPPHGEKVEEETKNDDTAKDSTEDAEKDVNAESKTAENDVKGDSKTAENDVKGDSKTAENDVKGDSKTAENDVEGDSKTAENDVKGDSKTAENDVEGDSKTAENDVKGDSKTAENDVSGDSKASEKEEQMEVDKKTEASKEEPATETPTQPAKKDKEKQPSTEKQPSTEKQPSTEKQPPTKHSCTKCKYTTRNKVLFDNHTCDNQDEDNDIEEQTLITLTLDSTKKYHCSECDFAAQGHAFEEHLMCHIILRPYQCLYCSQCFVNRREIGRHVVKTHVGKKMNCALRALKRARGLMKAAIETGTYEFYARVAGKVPLANDPNKEKARMKREKGEASGTAIQQKETQAVKSDASPGKKSDVSNLSSDDLLSPAKSEITKPPENGKELAKPSAEDAKDEAEPKDKPQDTKDSVESAKEVSVVNGSHAEATGDEKTSELADTESEKKGKTHEANTEPEIVGETEVSGSMDSSAKGSSDEVEPPKSDEQKENEPEAEKIEEKTSGKENRDATSMQLSEAQATENKTADVSQVENSAAGNEEKMETEDAEEKMDTGESEKQEEEAETSKLDDSAEAVSDAEKRKESDFHDSNFDQSEEEESSVGLKIVAAFSLHNDDTKDADSNDSETIRHNPINDVTKYAASNDSETIRHNPINDDTKDAASNDSQTIRHNPIKQSVKEPSPETETKKVEVTPEGSSVPASSAEPKRFEPPKTLGPPSKPVPSSSFLGVSPTSDPVTSRGFSVGQPPEKNSYFFVCGFGCSFSCLTSPEFRDHLMLDHAGECAFSCFHCGYQSHSEDGLVRHISAHAHTYSKSAPLYICGASACKFGSNLVADFITHQSSWHPDLTAFHCHDCDERFGGVDELLKHFEANFLHIINCPHCTAKTTQRRTLLNHIASVHPGKPKMVSVAKQVVCRDRKLNNYTRFMQLRFQSPSTVVSSPPSATLDASRANQQAGSSTKNKSLVSILTEPIKPQERELTRQAAAKTLTGIKTEAGDEEDDCFDTNLDDSFDEEEYNRQGQGGGNIAYMGSKPDDREVDNFKCKFCTFIARDRCRLEGHERCHGLPPSRKSRFKCMYCPQGFNNEHKFNSHVSCHPGLIKFSLYCCKRCEFDSNQRHIIVKHVRSTRDQAHMSYGSNEDDMFDILNKTMESRVLECTQCSYMTRHRKHLVHHIKREHSSPRKTGITVDCDIVEKYPSQSLGANRNKALELAMSHDHAAPLPIGDDGNVRENQARRFKCPICQYLVPRAADLKAHVKRHSEIGEITLVMFRCKYCSAASTAREIIYGHLMEKHLGKQIALVKRIVTIDTRGADNGYAVTSVEDEEDGQMETQSFPTMPSTSGTADKMVLLIPDSAGETFQSLMQCPCCAFGSYARKTIILHVSNHHPEVNIMGRRQDNEVYPLETTYSNPAAGAAASSTRITLGEALKGEILIVPDSQQFEEPVLCPKCDYATIHRRNIVQHLEQNHPGVSVMGRNDYPTFEGKGKDAVQANATGKDGMVIIGSGSLDEKIRCLYENYGDRMKCMICQMERPKKFFIHVHILRHLNILLWGCQYCSHCGLQKYKMMDHIKKVHPGRAFCIRYIPVNVEEKVNEYLQNASAIRARRSGEEGDITSPSKSPGSWQSVGSDTDLNSMRMKYKASQDKLSSCTIGSEDLDMKLACLYSIGKDSKYHCVVCAQEFQRKFAVHRHIVQAHLKVNLIGCGYCDLEGVERHIMMDHIIETHKSAPISMRNLAQNLENKVAEFLSRMTLDADDALELPAGDLGLDDEDLNFKLPEPPQLPSMLPPLESPTRVTPPRTPSPSTSSSTHKNQLNPKLLLLGRDTLHKHLGCLIDESSGGLRCVVCNWDFPRKYAAHRHILMKHLKLGIIGCPYCSFEGVERYQVFTHIREEHKDSELSLHYLNVDLDAIVAKFMKNLANGTVNLNDRTPPPWSMKKVPKKEAVSDDESEAGPSTSSGSSHGLVVAMFGKKSTVNVKEEPVDDDDDTYVQEPLDRELNGDNEDNSIDYDSYVGVMDEEDREVRSMSLQSANGTKAKVATDVQTNIRVITIKEKGFKRHICEKCKFTSLHRSNIVRHIYRVHEQYREQECPSCNYKTLSRVLIEQHIRNEHPGTPYPGGLPNRAVKRKPDMSLEDLEYDSMKKCKAAATSKRREADMPLLNSANTQLYACAYCNFETMTHKDIVQHTREKHTPGEMKEEDEEEGDADQTKDVEMGEEEREQETEDTEFETLTKTVKMNHVDLSKGAEDSLWQCFYCSYKTSNEGDLKVHFADTHPGNVYRAKKIPTWRFVCRSCHVKTRAHSKMRYHLNRHINYRPYTCTTCGSFYPSPDQCRKHCRANNHNETFTYVKIPRKERRLQELLKECQEIAMALTRNPEEAEALHLSPSLSQPIPSKRKAKKSFSSTSHPVPPPAKRGRNYEYDAPYAPRGGNSQRDEKQREEDMQMVCACCEFTAQNVCDVWLHFIKDHDAQEFRWMDANTGHICTETGEITNAKDIPPDLEAPPGPGYSTMSNRLLSCHHCEFTTSTVQAVKSHLRRHLPKRFLCPYCSLRCSRRDTITQHVRCGHKGRELWTIYFQVPEGFVPDAEEAETTTELAEPQVTFQTQESIEEAAPAAAKAPVSALERIKCGNCDMRLESVASVYEHHTQDHPEMEFMWVNSSNGYTCTQTGEVMDAREQSPHLFSQDGFTVETNSGNVPTFACKFCSFTSAFVQAIKSHMKSHLPHGFMCPYCCMCTNSKEKMMSHQSCTHREQEPWVLHLRMPTDSSSSSSSAAASSTAEKSKDRPILVC